In the genome of Aureimonas sp. OT7, one region contains:
- a CDS encoding LysR substrate-binding domain-containing protein translates to METRFLESFVVFTESRSLVEASRKLALTPAALSLRFKALEDELGYPILSRVGRIVRPTAAGLRLAEKSRAVIQRTRDLRTLGDDPELAGEIRLGVASSAVAGVLCNLLLDIANTYPKLELLITKGSSADLYGMLVEDRIDAALMFEPSFDISKGLEWASIHSERYIVIAPASFGKRNALDVLNSEPFIRYDRRLWSGHIAALYLELKGIVPRDRLELDGLEAIAVLVSRGLGVSLVPDWSTPWPEGLSLCKLELPDDRPFRTMGMMWPRASRRMPIIQALLAMTTGAFR, encoded by the coding sequence ATGGAAACGCGGTTCCTGGAAAGCTTCGTCGTGTTCACTGAGAGCCGCTCGCTCGTCGAGGCAAGCCGGAAGCTCGCCTTGACGCCGGCCGCGTTGTCGCTGCGCTTCAAGGCCCTGGAGGATGAGCTTGGCTATCCCATCCTGAGCCGGGTCGGGCGGATCGTTCGCCCCACCGCTGCCGGTTTGCGCCTGGCCGAGAAATCGCGAGCCGTCATTCAGCGGACGAGAGATCTGCGCACGCTTGGAGACGACCCCGAGCTCGCGGGGGAGATTCGGCTCGGGGTGGCGTCGAGCGCGGTCGCCGGCGTTCTGTGCAACCTGCTGCTCGACATCGCCAACACATACCCCAAGCTTGAGCTGCTCATCACCAAGGGCAGTTCCGCGGACCTCTACGGCATGCTCGTCGAAGATCGCATCGACGCCGCGCTGATGTTCGAGCCCTCGTTCGACATCTCCAAGGGCCTGGAATGGGCGAGTATCCATTCCGAACGCTATATCGTCATCGCCCCCGCTTCGTTCGGCAAACGAAACGCGCTGGACGTCCTGAATTCCGAGCCGTTCATCCGCTACGATCGCCGTCTGTGGTCGGGCCATATCGCCGCCCTTTACCTCGAACTGAAGGGGATCGTCCCCAGGGACCGCCTCGAGCTCGACGGACTGGAGGCCATCGCGGTTCTAGTCAGCCGCGGCCTGGGCGTATCGCTCGTCCCCGATTGGTCCACGCCTTGGCCGGAGGGTCTCAGCCTTTGCAAGCTTGAGCTTCCAGACGATCGACCATTCCGGACAATGGGCATGATGTGGCCCCGCGCCTCGCGGCGGATGCCGATCATTCAAGCCCTTCTCGCCATGACGACGGGCGCCTTCCGCTGA
- a CDS encoding tripartite tricarboxylate transporter substrate binding protein has translation MMRSDTSMRKAELRAGTRSTLGSLVAAVVAALSLLGHSAAVAQDEWQPDDTIRLVVPYGPGGSSDIIARTVAVEMSKDLGHQVVVENLAGAAGVVAMQEVAGAKPDGHTLVLGHVGTLAVNPAMLESLPYDVSNDFAPVALLTRVPILFVVNSNVEADTLEQFIALAKERPGELNYGSAGNGSAGHLAFEQLKLAAAIDVQHIPYKGTGAQITDLLAGRTDAAAAGVPPFLPHLKSGALRALAVGSAERIPLLPDQPTVAEIGYPGFESSQWFGLLAPSGTPQAAIDRLNRSAVEALRQPSVIARLKEDASIAVGSTPEEFAAFIAAESARWGEIVRKADLHAE, from the coding sequence ATGATGCGATCCGACACATCGATGAGGAAGGCGGAGCTACGCGCCGGGACGCGGTCGACCCTCGGCTCTCTTGTTGCCGCCGTGGTAGCCGCACTGTCCCTGCTCGGTCATTCCGCGGCCGTCGCGCAGGACGAGTGGCAGCCGGACGATACCATTCGGCTCGTCGTCCCGTATGGACCGGGTGGAAGCTCGGACATCATCGCCCGCACCGTGGCGGTAGAGATGTCGAAGGATCTGGGCCATCAGGTTGTGGTTGAAAACCTGGCCGGAGCCGCCGGTGTCGTGGCCATGCAGGAGGTTGCCGGCGCCAAGCCCGATGGCCATACGCTGGTCCTTGGCCATGTCGGCACGCTGGCGGTCAATCCGGCGATGCTGGAGAGCCTGCCCTACGACGTCTCGAACGATTTCGCCCCGGTCGCCCTGCTGACGCGGGTGCCCATCCTGTTCGTGGTCAATTCAAACGTCGAAGCCGATACGCTCGAGCAGTTCATCGCGCTGGCAAAGGAAAGACCGGGCGAACTGAACTACGGTTCCGCAGGGAATGGAAGCGCCGGCCATCTTGCCTTCGAACAGCTCAAGCTCGCGGCTGCAATCGATGTCCAGCACATTCCCTACAAGGGGACCGGCGCGCAGATCACCGATCTTCTGGCAGGCCGCACGGATGCGGCGGCCGCAGGCGTTCCGCCTTTCCTGCCACATCTGAAGTCGGGCGCATTGCGCGCGCTCGCGGTGGGTTCGGCAGAGCGAATTCCTCTCCTGCCCGACCAGCCGACAGTCGCCGAGATCGGCTACCCGGGTTTCGAAAGCTCGCAATGGTTTGGCCTTCTGGCGCCGTCCGGCACGCCGCAGGCCGCGATCGACCGTCTCAATCGCTCTGCGGTGGAAGCGCTCCGGCAGCCGTCCGTCATCGCCCGGCTGAAGGAAGATGCCAGCATCGCCGTCGGATCGACGCCAGAGGAGTTCGCAGCGTTCATCGCCGCGGAAAGCGCCCGCTGGGGCGAGATCGTCCGCAAGGCCGATCTTCACGCCGAATAA
- a CDS encoding Ldh family oxidoreductase — translation MKSHEGKTVITEAELHRVATQALTALGLSDVAAADTADILVLADLFGVSTHGTSRIESYGERLSIGGIEAQPDIQVERVAPGMAKVNGNNGIGPLVGQSALKTAMELARDNGIGVAFARGSNHFGPVSPYCYIAANAGFASFIGSNATTTIAPWGGREARLGNSPIGFGIPNPGGTPIILDMAMSVVARAKIRNAAKQGRTIPASWATDRNGAPTENPNEALEGFLQPIGGHKGYGLALIVDLLAGVLAEAAYLSHVKSWVNAPDQPQNLGHFFILIDTSRLGSDTWLSSRIGDFIDIIHSTPPVEPSTPVLLPGEIEMMNLLRQRREGISIDRATLDTLARHARA, via the coding sequence ATGAAAAGCCACGAGGGAAAGACCGTCATTACAGAGGCCGAACTGCACCGGGTGGCGACGCAGGCATTGACTGCCCTGGGGCTCAGCGATGTCGCCGCCGCCGACACGGCCGATATCCTGGTGCTTGCGGACCTGTTCGGTGTCTCTACCCATGGTACCTCCCGGATCGAGTCCTATGGCGAACGATTGTCCATTGGCGGGATCGAGGCGCAGCCGGATATCCAGGTCGAACGGGTGGCGCCGGGTATGGCGAAAGTAAACGGCAACAACGGAATAGGACCCTTGGTGGGGCAGAGCGCGCTGAAAACCGCGATGGAGCTGGCGCGCGACAATGGCATCGGCGTGGCTTTCGCCAGGGGGAGCAATCACTTCGGACCCGTGAGCCCATATTGCTATATCGCGGCCAATGCGGGCTTTGCCAGCTTCATCGGCAGCAATGCCACCACGACGATCGCCCCCTGGGGCGGGCGCGAAGCGCGCCTCGGCAACAGTCCGATCGGATTTGGCATTCCCAATCCGGGTGGCACGCCGATCATACTCGACATGGCGATGAGCGTTGTTGCCCGCGCAAAGATACGCAACGCCGCCAAACAAGGGCGAACGATCCCGGCAAGCTGGGCGACGGACCGGAACGGCGCTCCGACGGAAAACCCGAACGAGGCGCTGGAGGGGTTTCTGCAACCCATTGGCGGCCATAAGGGCTACGGACTTGCGCTGATCGTCGATCTACTGGCCGGTGTGCTTGCCGAAGCGGCATATCTGTCTCATGTGAAATCGTGGGTGAACGCACCCGATCAGCCGCAAAACCTGGGTCATTTCTTTATCCTGATCGATACGAGCCGGCTGGGCTCGGACACCTGGCTGTCATCCCGGATTGGCGACTTCATCGATATCATCCACTCCACGCCTCCGGTCGAGCCATCGACACCGGTCCTCCTGCCCGGCGAGATCGAGATGATGAACCTCCTGCGGCAACGTCGGGAAGGAATATCGATCGACCGCGCGACGCTGGATACCTTGGCGCGCCACGCGCGCGCATAA
- a CDS encoding tripartite tricarboxylate transporter TctB family protein translates to MGGLLYVAFGLSALAIASGYPIGTTARMGPGYFPILLGAVLAMFGLAAIARSFMRYGEAIEPIAWKPLALVTVAVIAFAWLLPRLGLPLSLAVLILISASSSSHFKLGIKPMLLMVALIAFCVLLFIEALGVPMPLVGSWLKG, encoded by the coding sequence TTGGGCGGGCTGCTATACGTCGCATTCGGCCTTTCGGCGCTGGCGATTGCAAGCGGCTACCCCATCGGCACAACCGCCAGAATGGGCCCCGGATACTTCCCCATCTTACTGGGCGCCGTGCTGGCAATGTTTGGCCTAGCGGCAATTGCCCGTTCATTCATGCGATATGGCGAAGCGATCGAACCGATCGCCTGGAAGCCACTTGCCCTGGTGACGGTCGCCGTCATCGCGTTCGCTTGGTTACTGCCACGGCTCGGATTGCCGCTCTCTCTGGCAGTGCTCATCCTGATATCGGCGTCATCGAGCAGTCACTTCAAGCTCGGCATCAAACCTATGCTTCTCATGGTGGCGCTGATTGCCTTCTGCGTACTGCTCTTCATCGAGGCGCTCGGTGTGCCGATGCCTCTTGTCGGCTCATGGTTGAAGGGCTGA